One Clavelina lepadiformis chromosome 1, kaClaLepa1.1, whole genome shotgun sequence genomic region harbors:
- the LOC143470303 gene encoding alpha- and gamma-adaptin-binding protein p34-like, which translates to MAGQCVAVISCPMEGGNDSLTSPVSLIKGILDVEELTAKSKHNFTSSYEWKISNKYYNAAVDICMLQEKTVGNEEFANEVEALVAIFDSKKERKGLVALEAWSSYIDLWEPEIKLAVCERCSSLNDDESDHMSREKAQLWCLDNDFELVELDPVRDDYSEFEDFGITRIRKALTAHMWPNMQLKSFKNHESDTSNTKKQTPSENETIDSSPKTSPRRTDNEARRNVEESIDALLSEPNEFDDDFETLFQKMKVFKDSAAAMPETSRKDYAEKVVTAFWKAIGGDEDELGRISSDEGS; encoded by the exons ATGGCAGGTCAGTGTGTTGCAGTAATTAGCTGTCCTATGGAGGGAGGAAACGATTCTTTGACTTCGCCAGTCAGTTTAATTAAAG gTATCTTGGATGTTGAGGAACTAACTGCCAAAAGTAAACACAACTTCACTTCTTCATATGAATggaaaatatcaaacaaatatTACAACGCTGCTGTTGACATTTGCATGCTTCAAGAGAAGACAGTCGGGAATGAAGAATTTGCTAACGAAGTTGAGGCTCTTGTTGCGATATTTGATTCAAAAAAG GAAAGGAAAGGTCTTGTTGCATTGGAAGCCTGGTCTTCATATATTGATCTGTGGGAACCGGAAATCAAACTAGCTGTTTGTGAAAG GTGTTCCTCTTTGAATGATGATGAAAGTGATCATATGAGCCGTGAAAAAGCTCAACTCTGGTGCCTTGATAATGATTTTGAGCTTGTTGAATTGGACCCAGTCAGAGATGACTACAGTGAAT TTGAAGACTTTGGAATCACACGAATCCGTAAAGCACTTACCGCTCATATGTGGCCAAATATGCAgcttaaaagttttaaaaaccaCGAAAGTGACACCagtaatacaaaaaaacag ACTCCTAGTGAAAATGAGACAATTGACTCATCACCTAAAACAAGCCCACGACGGACAGATAATGAAGCAAGAAGAAATGTTGAAGAAAGTATTGATGCTTTACTTTCTGAGCCTAATGAGTTTGATGATGATTTTGAAACtctgtttcaaaaaatgaaagtgTTTAAAG ATTCTGCCGCTGCTATGCCAGAAACATCCAGAAAAGACTATGCCGAAAAAGTAGTGACTGCGTTTTGGAAGGCTATAGGAGGAGATGAAGATGAACTGGGACGAATATCATCTGACGAAGGAAGCTAA